From Miscanthus floridulus cultivar M001 chromosome 15, ASM1932011v1, whole genome shotgun sequence, the proteins below share one genomic window:
- the LOC136506950 gene encoding uncharacterized protein has protein sequence MYFDGALNINGAGAGILFITPTRDKLRYILRIHFMVSNNATEYEACLHGLRIAVELGVKRLMAYGDSALVINQLNKDWSYSSEKMDAYCAKIRKIEGKFYDIEYHHVV, from the coding sequence atgtacttcgacggcgcccttaatatcaatggggccggtgcgggcattctgttcattacaccgACAAGGGATAAACTCAGATACATTCTTCGCATACACTTCATGGTCTCCAACAATGccacggaatacgaagcatgtctccacggcctccgaatagccgtcgagctcggcgtaAAACGCCTCATGGCATACGGGGATTCCGCGTTGGTTATCAATCAActtaataaagattggtcctactccagtgagaaaatggatgcttactgcgccaaaatcaggaagattgaagggaaattctacgacATCGAGTACCATCACGTGGTATAG